One stretch of Zingiber officinale cultivar Zhangliang chromosome 6B, Zo_v1.1, whole genome shotgun sequence DNA includes these proteins:
- the LOC121988845 gene encoding protein CHUP1, chloroplastic-like, translating to MTAEVDGAAAHDGRRGGVESELVERGKRDGKPLLVEIGIAIALSVAVFLVSQFRRRSRRPRPCPPPRLIPSSAGGELRTSEKDTDGSQDFRNLKNEEANVNGTSTTTTRLSPTSNTSSDAEGFLLPELNDSLIKDFEVSNMEWPKVKEEITRLREMVAFLQERERNLEFQLLDSHGAKQQEATMRELESRLKISVMESKMYSLKIESLKTENQKLESQMMDYAIMKNELGAARAKVEFLKNKFESDREKEKEILASLHERIVSLQHREESYVNNNAELETKLKSLEELENKVIELTTINSRLVEENSNLAKRFEAPQSSKPSVLESTKVEELHEVNQLRKINEILKEEIEQLQMDRCADVEELVYLKWINACLRYELRNYQPPAGKTVARDLSKSLSLKSEQMAKQLILEYANSGADEGSLNLFEAASEYSSQTSTEEPEDTSFDTSSLTRSSHRAKFLSNLKNLVLGKTKHNSTDFAVDATTPSSARSERKVEDFQEMNQLLKHNQDFSSQINSRLSLDIQTLQRLELEEASTPHWNEKATLSRNEPQSSLELYHDQNNLIAQENTYFPEKAELKKFAGALRSSKRHVQN from the exons TGGCGTGGAGTCGGAGCTGGTGGAGAGAGGGAAGAGGGACGGAAAGCCTCTTTTGGTCGAGATCGGCATCGCTATTGCTCTCTCGGTAGCTGTGTTTCTCGTTTCCCAGTTCCGGCGGCGGTCCCGTCGTCCTCGCCCTTGTCCGCCGCCTCGTCTTATCCCGTCTTCAG CTGGTGGGGAGCTGCGCACTAGCGAGAAGGATACCGACGGAAGCCAGGATTTCCGCAACCTAAAAAAC GAAGAAGCTAATGTAAATGGCACGTCTACCACCACGACGAGGCTATCTCCTACCAGTAACACCTCAAGCGACGCAGAGGGCTTCCTTTTGCCTGAATTGAACGATTCTTTAATTAAGGATTTTGAGGTGTCAAATATGGAGTGGCCAAAGGTGAAGGAAGAGATCACGCGGCTAAGGGAGATGGTTGCGTTCCTtcaggagagggagagaaatctTGAATTCCAGTTGCTTGATTCCCATGGAGCAAAACAGCAAGAAGCTACCATGAGAGAACTTGAGAGTCGGTTGAAGATTAGTGTGATGGAATCTAAGATGTATAGTTTGAAGATAGAATCTTTGAAGACTGAAAACCAGAAGCTAGAATCTCAGATGATGGACTATGCAATAATGAAGAATGAGCTTGGGGCTGCCAGAGCAAAAGttgagtttttgaagaataaatttGAGTCGGATagggagaaggagaaagaaatattGGCCTCTCTTCATGAGAGGATTGTATCTTTGCAGCACAGGGAAGAAAGCTATGTAAATAACAACGCAGAACTGGAAACCAAGTTGAAGAGCTTGGAGGAATTGGAAAACAAAGTTATAGAACTAACAACTATTAATTCAAGGCTTGTGGAGGAGAACTCCAATTTGGCAAAGAGGTTTGAAGCTCCACAAAGTTCCAAGCCTTCAGTCCTTGAAAGTACAAAG GTGGAAGAACTGCACGAAGTCAACCAACTGAGGAAAATCAATGAAATCTTGAAGGAAGAGATTGAACAATTACAAATGGATAGGTGTGCAGATGTTGAGGAACTGGTTTATCTTAAATGGATAAATGCTTGCCTAAGATATGAGTTGAGGAACTATCAACCACCTGCAGGGAAAACAGTTGCAAGAGATCTCAGCAAGAGCTTGAGTCTAAAATCAGAACAGATGGCCAAACAACTCATACTGGAGTATGCAAATTCTGGTGCAGATGAGGGAAGTCTAAATCTTTTTGAAGCTGCTTCGGAGTATTCTTCACAAACTTCTACAGAAGAACCTGAAGATACTTCATTTGATACCTCATCGCTAACACGGAGTTCCCACAGAGCAAAGTTTCTCAGCAACCTTAAAAACCTGGTATTAGGAAAAACCAAACATAATAGCACAGATTTTGCAGTGGATGCAACAACACCAAGTTCAGCACGTTCAGAAAGAAAAGTGGAGGATTTTCAAGAAATGAATCAGTTGCTGAAGCATAATCAAGATTTTTCCTCTCAGATAAATTCTAGGCTGTCGTTGGACATCCAAACACTTCAGAGGCTTGAACTAGAAGAAGCAAGCACACCTCATTGGAATGAAAAAGCAACACTCAGTAGAAACGAGCCACAATCTTCTTTAGAACTGTATCACGACCAAAATAATCTGATTGCCCAAGAAAACACCTATTTTCCAGAGAAAGCTGAGTTGAAGAAGTTTGCAGGTGCTTTGAGAAGTTCAAAGAGACACGTTCAGAATTAA